One Vallitalea okinawensis DNA window includes the following coding sequences:
- a CDS encoding undecaprenyl-phosphate glucose phosphotransferase: protein MIKKNQRHLNRILVILDGLVICISLILAWYLRFYSGMFEVDANFLSFEYYIKPLIYIVPSYWLLYYIFKMYKPKRTSSILFEIFDIIKVNIVIVALFITFLYVTKSIHYSRLVIFLFGCINITLSTIERYILRQILHVMRSKGFNQKHLLIVGYSSAAEEYIRHIRNNPQWGYQIYGILDNHKKMNYTYAGIKVIGRLDELDSLIDSINLDEIVVTLNLKDYHQLESIIERCEKSGIFTRLVPDYFKFISKNPYIENLDGLPVISIRDVPLNDYIKRFVKRCIDIVGAIVALILFSPIMITTALITKVTSPGPILFKQERVGLDRKSFMMYKFRSMVVQNSKSSNTVWTTSNDPRITPIGRFIRRTSIDELPQLFNVIKGDMSLIGPRPERPYYVDKFKEEIPKYMIKHQVRPGMTGWAQVHGWRGDTSIKKRIEYDIYYIEHWTLKMDIKIAFLTVFKGFVHRNAY, encoded by the coding sequence ATGATAAAGAAGAACCAAAGACATTTAAATAGAATATTAGTTATTTTGGATGGTCTCGTTATATGCATCTCTTTAATATTAGCTTGGTATTTACGTTTTTATTCTGGCATGTTTGAAGTTGATGCTAACTTCCTGTCCTTTGAATATTACATAAAACCATTGATTTATATCGTACCATCATATTGGTTGCTGTATTACATCTTTAAAATGTACAAACCAAAAAGAACTTCAAGTATTCTTTTTGAGATTTTTGATATTATAAAAGTTAATATAGTAATTGTTGCTTTGTTTATTACATTCTTATATGTAACAAAAAGTATCCACTATTCACGTTTAGTCATTTTCTTATTTGGATGCATCAATATTACTTTAAGTACCATAGAGCGATATATACTACGACAAATTTTACACGTTATGCGATCAAAGGGATTTAATCAAAAGCATCTCCTTATCGTAGGCTATAGCTCAGCTGCAGAAGAATATATTCGACATATAAGAAATAATCCTCAATGGGGTTATCAAATTTATGGCATTTTAGATAATCATAAGAAAATGAACTATACATACGCTGGGATAAAGGTAATAGGTCGATTAGATGAACTAGATTCACTTATTGATTCCATTAATTTAGATGAAATTGTAGTTACACTTAACCTAAAAGACTATCATCAATTAGAAAGTATTATAGAACGATGTGAGAAATCAGGTATCTTTACTAGGCTTGTACCTGACTATTTTAAATTTATATCCAAGAATCCTTATATCGAAAATTTAGATGGTCTTCCTGTTATAAGTATAAGAGACGTACCACTTAATGATTATATCAAGCGATTTGTTAAACGTTGCATTGATATAGTAGGAGCTATCGTTGCCTTAATTTTATTCAGTCCAATAATGATTACAACAGCCCTTATTACAAAAGTTACTTCACCTGGTCCTATCCTCTTCAAACAGGAACGAGTTGGATTAGATCGAAAATCCTTTATGATGTATAAATTTAGATCCATGGTTGTTCAGAATTCTAAGTCATCGAATACAGTATGGACTACCAGTAATGATCCTCGAATAACACCCATTGGAAGATTCATACGACGAACAAGTATCGATGAATTACCTCAACTATTCAATGTTATCAAAGGTGATATGAGTTTAATTGGTCCAAGACCTGAACGTCCTTATTATGTAGATAAATTCAAAGAGGAAATTCCTAAATACATGATTAAGCATCAAGTAAGACCTGGTATGACCGGTTGGGCTCAAGTTCATGGCTGGCGTGGTGATACATCCATAAAGAAAAGAATTGAATATGATATCTATTACATTGAACATTGGACCTTGAAAATGGATATTAAAATTGCATTTTTAACAGTATTTAAAGGCTTTGTACATAGAAATGCATATTAG